A stretch of DNA from Roseovarius faecimaris:
GAAAGTCGTTCGTATAGGCGATGAGCAGCGAATAGAGCGGGTTCGACGTCCCGCCGATCAGGACGGCGGCCACGAGCAGCATGATATAGCTGCCTCCCAGCAGCCCGCCCAGCACACCTCCCAGCCCCAGCACGACCGAGATGATCAGGATCAGCTTGCGCCGGTCCATCCGGTCCGAAATCCAGCCGATCGGGAACTGCATCACCAATGCGGCCACATAGAACATCGACACGAAAAGCGAGATCTGCGCCACGCTCAGCCCCGCCTCGGCACCATAGACCGGCGCCATGCCGAACTGGGCCGCGAACACACCGCCCAGAAGGAACATACCCACACAGCCCAGCGGCGAAATCTTCATGATTTCCATAAGGCTAAGGGGTTTCGTGGTGGAAAAGGCCGGGGTTGGCCCGACCGAAAGAAGGATCGGCGCAAAGGCCAGGCTGACCAGGATCGACGGGATGATAAACAGGATATACCCGCCCGGATCGGCCACCAGCATCAGCGCCTGCGCGCTGACGATGCCGACCATCTGCATGATCATGTAAAGCGACAGCGCCTTGCCCCGGTTCTCGTTATTGGCCGCCTCATTGAGCCAGCTTTCGGCGGTCACGTAGACGCCCGAAAAACAGAACCCGATCAGAATACGCGCAGCCCCCCAGGCGAACGGGTCGGTAAACAGCGGATAGGTGATCATCACCGCCGAAATGAGTGATCCGAGGGCGGCAAAGACCCGCACATGCCCGACCCGGCGGATCATGTCCGGCGCGCGCCGCGATCCGAACAGAAAGCCGACGAAATAGCCCGACATCACCAGCGACATTTCCAGGGTGGAAAATCCCTCGATCTCGCCGCGCACACCCAACAGCGTGGACTGCATGCCATTGCCCATCTGCAACAGCATCATGCCCAGAAGCAGGGCCCAGGCGCTTCGTATCACATGCAGCATCTTCGCTCTCCACTGTCACGATCAGGGGTCGCGACTCAGGCTTTCATCAATTTGCCGCCGATGACAGTGTTTTTCTCCGGGATCAACAATGAAGAATCACCATAGCTGAAAAAACGGTAATTTTCCGCAACCGCATGGGCATAAATATCGCGGATGCGATCCTGGCCCATCAGCGCGGATACAAGCATCATCAGCGTCGATTTGGGCAAGTGGAAATTGGTCATCAGCGCATCGGTGGCCCGAAACTCAAAGCCCGGATAGATGAAGATATCCGTGTCGCCTTCCCAGGCGCGCACCACGCCCGTCTCGCGCGCCGCGGTCTCAATCAGGCGCAGGGCGGTGGTCCCCACCGGGATGATCCGCCCCCCCGCCGCGCGCGTCGCGGCGATCTCGTCGGCGGCCTCGGCGCTCACCTGCCCCCATTCGGCATGCATCTTGTGAGTGGTCACGTCATCCACCTTCACCGGCAGGAAGGTGCCCGCCCCCACATGCAGCGTGACATGGGTGAAATCGACGCCGCGCCTGCGCAACGCCTCCAGCAGCGCCTCGTCGAAATGCAGCGACGCGGTGGGCGCGGCCACGGCCCCCAATTCGCGGGCGAACACCGTCTGGTAATCTTGCTTGTCGCGCTCATCGGCCTTGCGCTTGGCCTCGATATAGGGCGGCAGCGGCATCGCCCCCACCCGCGCAAGTGCTGCCTCGAAATCCTCCCCCGTCAGGTTGAACCTGAGCCGCGCCTGACCATCGGCCCGGTCCATCAGCGTGGCCTCAAACCCCTCTCCAAAGGCGATCACCTCGCCATCCCTGACCTTCTTCAGCGGCTTGATCAGCGCGCTCCAGTCCCCCTCCGGCGTGGGCGACAGCAGCGTGACCTCGATCTTCGCAACACCCCCCTCCTGCGCGCCTGCCCGCGTGCGCGTGCCACTCAGCCGCGCCGGGATCACCTTGGTGTCATTCAGGATCAGACGGTCGCCGGGGTTGAGAAAATCGGGCAGCTCGATCACCCGCGCATCCCGGATCGTGCCGCCCTCGGCCACCAACAGGCGCGCCGAACTGCGCGGATTGGCCGGGCGCGTGGCAATCAGCCTGTCCGGCAAGTCGAAATCGAAATCGCTCAGCTTCATCTCTGCACCTTCGGCGGCGGACGGCGGAACAGCTCGCGGAACATCCCCGGCGTCAGCAGCGACAGCGGGTTCACCGTCACGCGCGGATCCGAGGCAGGCCCGGTCAGCTCGTAATTAAACCCGATGAGCCCCTCGCCCTTGCGGGTAAAAAGCCCGCCAACCGCATTCACCAGATACAGCGGCGAAAAGACCCCCTGCATGTTCATCTGTCCACTGCCCAAGTCATAAAACCCGTCCATCGAAATCCCCATCGACGCGCCCACCGCACTGCCCCGTTCCAGGATCACCTGCGTCGGCGTCAGCTGAAAATCCGCCTCCACCTGGCCAAAATGAATGCCTTCGCCGCCAAGCTGCTCCAGAAGCCCCACGACACTCAGCGTGTTGAACAGCGCGGCCAGCGCCGGGGCATCCTTGAGCCGCATCTGCTCGACCGTGAGCTTGCCGTTGTAGCTGCCTTTCGCGGTCGCCGGGAAAAGCGTGAGGTCCATCTCACCGTCACGCGCGTTTTTCAAGAGCCCCGCCGATTTCATCACACTGCCGGCATCCTGCGACAGGATGCGAAAGGCGCTGCGCCCCTGATGCGGCAGGACCACGCCCGTCACCCTGGCGCCGCCATTCACCTGCCCCGAAAAACGCCCGTCGGCGCCTTTCGACATATCCAGTTCGGCCTGGAAATTGGTCAGCGCGATCCCGTCGGAAATCTGCAACCGGTCAAGGCTCAGGCTCAGCGGCCCGGTTTGCCCGCTGCTCTGGCCGCTCTCCCCGCTGCCGCCCAGCGAGGTCTGGCGCATGTCGATCATGCCGCCCCGCACCTGCACGGCGGGCGCCGCATTGCCGCCGCGCCCGATCAGGTCCACCGGCGCATCCAGCCAGCTGCCCACACGCACCCGGGAAAACCGCGCCCGCTCCAGCCCGCCATCCGGCCTCAGGCCGATGCTGCCCTCGGCCTGCAATCCCGCCGCATTCAGCGAAAGCTGGTTGATCTCGGGCGGCGACCCGAGCGAGCCCAGCACCTCCAGCGCGCCGCGCCCGCTCTGCGACAATGCCCAGCCCAGCGGCGGCAGGCTCAGCCCCAGCCCCGCCAGATCCGACCGCAGGGCGAACTTGCCGGGCTCGCCCTTGCGGAACCGGATGGTCAGATCGCCCTGCCCGTTTCCGCTGATCGAGCCGGGGGGCAGGCCGATGTTGAACTCGTCGGCAAAGCGTTCCGACAATTCCACTGTCCCGTTCAGCACGCTGCTGCCATCCGCGTCCTTGCCGATCCGGGTGGACCACGCGCCCGAGGCAGGCACAGCCCCGATCCGCCCGTCACCCGCGATGCTCAGCTCTCCGTCCTTGGCCGTCACCGCCAGTCGCGGCGACGCGAGCACCCGCCCCGGCACCAGCGTCTCGGAGCGCACATCGCGTGCCGTGGCGCGGATATCATAGGTCACATCCCCGGGCGCCACCTTCTGCTTCAGCCGGAAATTCAGCAGCCCCTGCACCTCGGCCCGCCCATCGGCCAGGGTCACCGGCTGACCCGCCTTCTGCAGGAACCGGAACGGCCCCGAATCCAGTAGCGACAGCGCGGCGGTGACCGTGCTCGACGTGGACAGCCGCACCTCTGCCGGGGCCTGCTGCTGTGACGTGTCGGTCACGATAAAGCTGGTGCCAGCGATATCCACCTTTCCGCCCTGCGCCGCCGTCACATGCCCGCGATCCGCCGACAGCACGAACCGCTTGTCATAGAGCGAGCCATGCCCCGCCGCCCCCTTGATCACCGGCACATCCTTGATAAACCGCGTCTCCAGCTCTTCGAAATCGAAGCCAAGAAACAGATCAGGGCGGCTCTTGGGGCTGGACCGCAGGGCAAGCTGAATGTCACTCATCTTCGCCCCGCGCACATTGTCGCGGATCCAGTTGCGCGTCGGCGCCTTGACGCTTTCGGGCCAGAGCTGAAGCATCCGCTCCGGCGTCAGCCCGTCCATCCGCCCGTCCAGCGCAACCGACCAGCCCTCCGGCCCCGCCCCGGCCCGGCCCGTCAGGATCAGCCGTTGACCCTGATCGGAAAAGCTCATCTCGCCCAGCGTCAGCTCGAACGGATCAAGCCGCAGCTTCGCATCCATCGTCGCGCCTTCCACCGAAACCGGCTCGGCATAAAGCGCGGCCGGATTGGCCGACAGCTCGGACACCCGGAACTGCGTCCACAACTCCGTCGGCCAGCCCTCGTCCAGACCAATCAGAAACGCCTTGCCCTCGACCCGTGCCGTGACCCACTTGCTTTCGACAAAGGCTTCGCTGACCTGCATGGTCTGGGTCAGCGGATCGAAGGTCAGATAGGTGCGCGCGCGGCTGAACGGGATCGGCCGTGCCGCCTCTGTCGGCTGCACCGCGCCCGCGCCGATCTGCAAGGTCGCGTTCAGCGGCCCCAGACGGCCATCCTCCATCACCGAGGCCCGCAGCGCTCCGGACATCGGCGCATCCAGCGCATCCAGAAACGCCAGAGCCGGGGTCTGGCCGGCCATGTCTCGGGCGGGCATGTCGTCAAAGCTCACGCCGAACTCCGCCGCCGTCTCACCGATCTGGCCCGAATAGTTCATCTCCAGCGTGGTGGCATAGCCGCGATTGCCCAGCAGCACGAAATCCCCCCGCAACTGCAACCGCTTGCGCTCCCGCGACAGCTCGATCCGCCCGCCATCGACCGTCCAGTTGCGCCGCGCGCGCGCATCTTCGTATTGCACCGTGAGGTTCTCGGCCTCCACCCGTTTGAGCGCCGCGAAATCGGGCCGCAGCAGGAACCGGTCAACCTCCTGAATGAGCCCCGCCAGGCTGGGCGCGTCCTCCACCGTCTCGGGGCTGTCCCCCAGGGCCAGGCCGATATTGCCGTCCTCGCTGCGCCGCAATCTCAGCGTGGCCCCCGACAGTCGGATCGTCGCTGGACGTATCTCGCCGCGCAGCAACGGGCGCAGGGCCACCGTCCCATCCACATCCGACAGGATCGCCAGCCGCTCGCCCCGTGCATCCGAGATCATCAGGTTGCGCATCACCAGCCGCGGCACCCAGTCGCGTTCCAGCACAAAGGCCACATCGCCAAAACGCAGCTGCGGACCGGTCAGGCCGCTGTTGATCCGGGTCGACACCTCGTCGCGCAACCAGCCCGGCGCGCTGACCGGCTTGCCCAGGATCGAAAAAAGCCCCACCGCCCCGACAAGCGCCAGCACCACCAGCGGCACGCCCAGCCACAACGCGCAGCGCCGCAGCCACCCGCGGCGCGGCTTGGCCGCATCGGCCTCGGGGCTGCCTTTCGGGTCTGCCTCTTTGGCGGGCTCGCTCATCGTCCTCCTTGCGGCTGAGACCAGGGCCACACACACGCGCCCTTTTCGCTCGCCTTTTGCGACCTAATATGAAACTCCTCGTCGCAGTTAACAAGGATTGCCCATGCCCGAAACCACCGATATCGCCCCCGACTTCACCCTGCCCCGTGACGGCGGCGGCGAGGTGACGCTGTCATCGCTCAAACCCAAATCCGTTGTCCTCTTCTTCTACCCGCGCGACGACACGTCCGGCTGCACCAAAGAGGCCATCGGCTTCACCGACGCGGCGGGCGAATTCGAGGCCGCAGGCGCGGTCGTGCTCGGCATCTCCAAGGACAGCATCGCCAAACATGACAAGTTCCGCGACAAACACGGGCTCGGCGTGGCCCTTCTGTCGGATGAAGACAGCGATGTTTGCGAACGCTACGACGTCTGGAAGGAAAAGAGCATGTATGGCAAGAAATTCTTCGGCATCGAGCGCTCCACCTTCCTGATCGACGGGACCGGCAAGATCGCCCGCGTCTGGCGCAAGGTGAAAGTGCCCGGCCATGTGGACGAGGTGCTTGAGGCGGCGCGCGCGCTGTGACCACGCTCAGCGACATGGCCGTCGAGGTGCTGACCACCGCCGATGGCCGCGCCAAGACCGCCCTTTCGCGCAGGCATGCCGCCACCTGGTTTGCCGCGCGCGCGGCGGGTGAGGTGATCCCGCTCGGCAATGCCTCCCCGCCTCTGCGCCCGGCGCGCCCCGACAAACCGGCGCTCCTCGACCCGCGCGACGTGCCCCGCCGCCGCCCCGGCAGCCCGCAGGGGCGCATCGCCCTTCTGCATGCCGTGGCGCATATCGAACTGAACGCCGTGGACCTGCACTGGGACATCATCGCGCGGTTTTCTGATGTCAAAATGCCAGCCGGATTCTATGATGACTGGGTCAAGGCGGCAGATGAAGAATCAAAACATTTCAATCTGATATCCGACTGTCTTGAAGCACTCGGCAGCCATTACGGCGCCCTGCCTGCCCATGCCGGAATGTGGCGCGCCGCCGAGGATACGATCGATGATTTCATGGGCCGCCTGGCCGTGGTGCCGATGGTGCTGGAGGCGCGCGGCCTCGACGTGACCCCCGGCATGATCGAGATTTTCGAAAAGGCAGGCGAAACCCAGGCGGTCGATGCCATGCAGGTCATCTATGCCGAAGAGGTCGCGCATGTCGCCTATGGCTCCAAGTGGTTTCACTTCCTCTGCGGGCGGCATGATCTCGACCCCAAAGAGGTGTTCCACAGCCTTGTGCGGCGCTATTTTCACGGCCCGCTCAAGCCGCCCTTCAACGAGGAAAAACGCGCCGAGGCGGGCCTGCCGCCCGACTTCTACTGGCCCCTTGCCGACCACCCTGACGCGAACCGTTAGCGCCACCGTCACCGCATAGGGCAAGTCCTTGGAATCGGCGGATTTTCGCCACATGCGCCTTCATCCGCCAAAAAGGCTGGTGCGCTTGACCAAATACCTTGCCGAAGGCAAAGCCGCTGGGGTATGCACGACCGCGGGCGCTGCCACTCCAAAAATACGTGCGCCGCAATGGGATGGGAAAGATAGGGGCCCGAGGATTTGCGAAGCAAAATTGCGATCAAGATGGATGCGTTTCTGGAGCGGTATTTTCCTGAGCGACGCGTCTTTCTGAAATCCGATACGGACACGCGGTTCATCCGCCTCCGTCCTGCCTCACAACTCATGGCCTTCCTGGGCTGCTCGGCCATTGTCGCCTGGGCGATCATCGCCACCGCGATCCTGATCATGGACAGCATCGGCTCGGGCAATTTCCGCGAACAGGCCAAGCGCGATCAGCGCACCTATGAAACCCGGCTCAACGCCCTGTCCGCCGAACGCGACCTGCGCGCCGAAGAGGCGATTGCCGCCCAGGAGCGTTTCAATACCGCGCTTCGGGAAATCTCCAAGATGCAGTCGGAGCTTCTGGCCTCCGAGACCCGCCGCCGCGAGATGGAAACCGGCATCGAGGTGATCCAGGCCACCCTGCGCAAAGTGATGAACGAGCGCAACGATGCCCGCGAAGAAGCACAACAGCTCGCGCTCGCCCTCGAAGAAAACGGCGGTCAGACAGGCGTGACCGGCGACAAGGGCGGGCTGAACCAGCAGGCGCTGAACTTCCTGACCGCAGCACTTGAGGACACCGCCAGCGCCCGCGACACGATCACCGAAAATGCGCAGGAGGCGCTTCTGGCCGCCGATGAGATGGCGCTTCAGATCGAGTTGATGAAAGACCAGAACAACCAGATCTTCCGTCAGCTCGAAGAGGCCATGACCATCTCGGTCGAGCCGCTCGACAAGATGTTCCGCGCCGCCGGGCTCAACACCGAAAGCCTGCTGAACACCGTCCGCCGCGGCTATTCCGGCCAGGGCGGCCCGCTGACCCCGCTCAGCTTCTCCACCCGCGGGGGCGACCCCTCGGAAGACACGCTGCGCGCCAACCGGCTTCTCAGCCAGATGGACCGGCTCAACATGTACCGGATCGCGGCGCAAAAGGCCCCCTTCGCCCTGCCGGTCAAATCCGCGTTCCGCTACACGTCGGGCTTTGGCATGCGCTGGGGCCGGATGCATAACGGCACGGATTTCGCAGCCCCCCACGGCACGCCGATCTATGCCACCGCCGATGGTGTCGTCACCCATGCGGGCTGGCAGTCAGGCTACGGCCGCCTCGTGAAGATCCAGCACGAGTTCGGCATCGAGACCCGCTATGCCCATAATTCGAAACTGTTCGTTCAAGAGGGCCAAAGGGTCTCGCGCGGACAGAAGATTGCTGCTATGGGGAACACTGGACGTTCTACCGGCACTCATCTACATTACGAAATCCGTGTCGGCGGCAAACCCGTCAACCCCATGATCTATATCAAGGCAGCGAACGATGTTTTCTAAAAGCAAAATCAACGACCCGGCCCCGAAACCTGAGGAGGCCACCCGGCCCGCCGCCCCTGCGCCCAAGACGGATGCAAATCCCGCCGCGGCAGAGTTCAAGGCCGCAGCCCCCAAAGCCAAGCCGCCCGCATCGGTGCTTTCGTCGGATCTGCATGTGACCGGCAACCTCAAGACCACCGGCGATATCCAGGTCGAAGGCACTGTCGAAGGCGATATTCGCGCGCATCTTCTGACCATCGGCGAAGGCGCCACCATCAAAGGCGAAGTGATCGCCGATGACGTGGTGATCAATGGCCGCATCGTGGGCCGTGTGCGTGGCCTTAAGGTGCGCCTGACCTCGACCGCCCGCGTCGAAGGCGACATCATCCACAAGACCATCGCAATCGAAAGCGGCGCGCATTTCGAAGGCTCGGTGCAGCGTCAGGATGACCCGCTCAACGCCAAGTCGAAAAACCCGAACCCGGCCGCCGCCGCCGCATCTTCGGACGCCGCCAAAGGCTGACCGCAGCGCAAGACCGGCTGAAAAAACAGAGAAAAGGCGCCCTGCCCATGCGGCAGCGGCGCCTTTCCTTTTGCGGCCGTCCGGCCGTGTCCCGCGCGGTCAGTTATTGGCGGTCAGCGGGTCGATGATCTGGGACACTTCGGTGACCTTGCTGAACGGGATGCCGCTCAGTTCCGCATGTTGCTTGATCTCATCCTCGCTCTCCGCGAGATAGACACAGAACGTCTTGTCGCCCGCAACATAGGAATGCTGCCACTGAATGCCCGGGCCGACGCTGGCAAGGGCCTGGTTCGATGCGCGTGCCGCGCCGCACAGCTCGGTCATGGAAAACTCTCCGATACCAGGAATGTCACGTTCGATGATGTAGCGTTTCATGATGTTATCCTTCCGATTTTGAGGTCTGTCGGTGTGCACAGTCACAGCATGACCTGTCCCGGTCGAATTCGCGAATTCAATTTTCTTTAGCAAAACGAAGAAAACCTTTATCATTGATGCTTGATGTTTTGCCTATTAAAGGTAACCTTTATCAATGACCCCTGTCACGCACCTGAAATCCCTTCAGGCCCTCGAAATGGCGATCCGCGAAGGATCGCTCAAAGCTGCGGCCGAGGCATTGGGAATCACCTCCGCAGCGGTCGGACAGCGCATTCGCGCGCTGGAGGATTATCTTGGTACCGACCTGCTGCTCAGGGGGCGCTCCGGCCTCTCTCCGACGCCGGAACTTCTTGAGGCGCTGGCCGATCTGCGGGCCGGGTTCGCGGCACTCGAACGTGTGACCGAGGTGCTCGATTTTCAGCGCATGTCCGAGATTCATGTGGTCGCCGATCCGGACTGGACCGAGCTGTGGCTGATGCCCCGCCTGACCGAATTCCGGCAGATGTATCCCAATGTCCTCTTTTGCATCAATGGCGCCGGAGACGTGCCGATACGGATCGGCACGCCCGATCTGCGCATCACCTATGCGAACGGACCGGGCGAGGTTTTGTTCAGGGATGTGCTGATCCCGGTCACCGGCCCCGACAACCCGCGCCGCATCGCTGTGGGCGAGGCTTATCCGATGGAGGGCATGCCGCTCTTGCATCTGAAGGCACAGCTCGAAGACCCGGCCCATCCCGGCTGGCCCCACTGGTTCGACCTGTTCGGCCAGCGCGAAACAGGCATCGACCGGGGTGTGCGCTATCCGCATGCGCGCCTCGCCCTCAAAGCGGTGCGCGAAAATGTCGGTTTTCTGGTCTGTGGCCTGTCGCTGATGACCCGCGACATCGCGGAGGGGCGCATCGTTACCCCCTTCCCGCTGTCGCAATCCATTCCCGCGCCGCTGCCCTACCAGCTGACGGTCCGGCACGATTCCGGGAAACGCCCCCAGATCCAGAAATTCGTCTCCTGGCTGCGGGACGCCGCCGCGCAGACCCAGGCCGAAATCGACCGGATGACCAGCGCCTGAGCAGGGCGATTGCCGCGCCGCACCGCAGTTGATAGGCTTTCATCAACCACCCGACCCCAACCGCAGGAGCGCCCCATGTCAGACAAGAACCAGCATTACGACGACGCGTTTGCCGGGCTGCTCGAAGAGGTCTGGGGCGAGGGCTATCTTTCTCCTGGCGGCCCCGAGGAAGTGGCGCGCGTTCTGGAGGGGCTCGACCTCTCCGGCAAGACCGCCCTCGATATCGGCTGCGGCACCGGGGCGATCACCCTTTCACTCGTGGCCGATCACGGCGCGGCGCGCGCGGTGGGCATCGATGTCGAAAACCACGTCTGCCAGGAGGCCCGTGCACGGGCCGAAAAGGCTGGGTATGGCGACGCGGTCGAGATCGTCCATGTGGCACCCGGCCCCTTCCCTTTCGAGGATGGCACGTTCGATCTGGTCTTCTCCAAGGACTCGATCATTCACATCGCCGACAAGGAGGCGCTCGCGCGTGACATCTTCCGCGTGCTGAAGCCCGGTGGCGTGTTCGCCGCATCCGATTGGCTGACCAATCAGGATGGCCCGATGTCCCCCGCGCTCCAGCGCTATGTCGATCTCGAAGGTCTCGGCTTCGCCATGGCGTCGCCCTCCCGCTATGCCAAGGCGCTGAGTGACGCGGGCTTCACCGGCGTCGAGACCCGTGACCGCAACCCATGGTATCTGGGCCTTGCCGGGGACGAACGCGCGTTTCTCGCCGGGCCCGAACGTGCCCGTCTCGAAGTGGCCTATGGCGCCGGCCTGGTGGCGGAAAATATCGAGATCTGGGACGCGATGATCGCGGTGCTAGAAACCGGCGAGCTCTGCCCGCATCACCTGCGCGGACACAAACCTTAAGATTTGGTTGCGCGCGGTCCGATTGTACAATTCAGGGGGTGATTTTGTACAAAACGTACAAAACTACGCCTCCAGCTCGGCATCCCAATAGAGAAAGTCCATCCGGCTTTCATGCAGGTGTTTGGGGTTTTTAAAAGTTTGCCGAGTTACGGATAAGTACAAACAAAGCGGGAATGGACAGTTTGCGAAAACTGAAAAAACCCTAAGTTTTCCGATAACAGGGCTAAGGCTTCTGTATTTATATCTGCGTCAAAAGCAGCCTTAGCCTCTACGCTTTTCCATTCTCTGCGATCAAGGCTTTCAACAATGCCTTCAACCAAGCCCGAGCAGGTTTTCCGTTCCATGCCATAAAGCTCTGATCTGAATAAGCAACATGAGCAAATGCACCAGGTTTCTCATCTTTGGAGTTAATGCTAATTTCCCAAGCCCACTCGGGAAGAAAAGCTTCATGAAGAGTTTCTGCCGCGTTCAAATCACCGGTTGAAGCCTGATTGAGAACGCTAACCCATTTTTCTTCTGGCTGCGCCAAGTATGCCGGTAACATCAACGGTACTTCACCTGTGCTACCATTTTCTAAATCATTCAATAACTATTTGAACTCAAACAAATTATCCTTCATTTTCCCCCGCTCCCCAAAGCAATCTTGTACTTCTTAAAGGTGTTTCTTTACTCAGCCAACCCCTTTATAAGGTAGCTGAGATTAGCACTTTATAGATTGACTTAGATCATTCACTTCCTAAAAATGACGCGTTTTCGTTACATATTGTGTAAATAAAACCACGCATTGTGTAAATAAAACCAAGCAATGATACTCTGAAAGCTGTGAGTTCGATTTTGGCTAGCGACCGAGTGGGATTTGAAAGTTCACCTATTTGGAAACAATTTTTCCTGTAAAAAAGTTCCGATCACGCCTCCAGCTCGGCATCCCAATAGAGAAAGTCCATCCAGCTTTCATGCAGGTGGTTCGGCGGGAATTTACGCCCCATATTGCGCAGCTGCTCCGCCCCCGGCGCGCGGGGCGGTTTGCGCAGGGACATGCCCGTGCGATGCAGGCTTTTCGCGCCTTTCCTGAGATTGCAGGGCGAACAGGCGGCAACAACGTTTTCCCAGCTCGTGATCCCGCCCTTGGCGCGCGGCACCACATGGTCAAAGGTCAACTCCCCCTTGGCCCCGCAATACTGGCAGCGAAACTCGTCCCTCAGAAATAAATTAAAGCGCGTGAAGGCCACGCGCTTTTGAGGTTTTACGTAATCTTTCAAGACGATAACCGACGGTATCCTGATCTCTATACTCGGGGAATGCACCATCGCGTCATATTCCGCCACGATATCCACCCGGTCGAGATAGGCCGCCTTCACCGCCTCCTGCCAGGTCCATAAGGACAAAGGATAGTAGGATAAGGGCCGGTAATCCGCGTTGAGCACCAGTGCCGGATGCTGCTTCAGCGCTGCGGGGTCCCTGACAAACTCGGTCCTGAAATCACCTTGCATGGTCTGCTCTCACCTTGTCGTCTTGAGGCCCACTATATCTCGTGTTTGGAACCTGACAAGCCCTACATGTTGCGGCAATTTGCGCACAGTTTGGCAACAGCAGAATGACACCCGAAACCGCATCGGGCCAGGGAAAGCGCAGTGGCTGAAAAAACCGGTGGTCAGAACCCCAGCTTGTCGCGCATGAAGGCCAGCGCCACCTGCAACCCGTCCGGCGCGATGCCATGCGCTGTGCCCTTCATCACATGGGCATAGACCTCGTCCCAGCCCGCGCCCTGCAACGCCTCCGCCGCCTGCGGCAGGGATTGCGGCGGAACGACATCATCCATATCCCCATGCACCAGCAGGACGGGCGGGCGTACCTTCACCTCGTCCTTCAACAGATCGGGCGACAAGAGCCGCCCCGAGAAGGCCACGATCCCCGCCACCGCATCTTCCCGGCGCGGGGCGACATGCAACGCCATCATCGTGCCTTGGGAAAACCCAAACAAAACAACCTGTTCCGGCAGGACATCCTCATCCACCATCAGCGCGTCGAGATAGGCGTCAAGGTCTTCCGCCGCCGCCATCAGGCCGCGCTCGGCCTCTTCCTCGGACGACCCGTCGATCCAGGGGATCGGAAACCACTGATAGCCGCCGAACATCCCCGGGATCGTTTCCGGCGCATCGGGCGCCACGAAAAGCGTGTCGGGCAAATGCTCGCCCAGAACATCCGCCAGCCCCAGCAAATCGGCCCCGTTGGCGCCATAGCCATGCAGGAACACCACGACCGATCGGGTCGTGCCCGACTGCGGCTCTTTCCGGCCGGATTGCAAAACGCGCGTCATCTGATCCCTTCCCTGTCTTTCGCAACACGGTAGTAGGCCCAAAGAATGCGCGCCGCAACCGATCTCCACGGCGCCCAGGCCTCGGCCATCTGGCGCAGGGCGCGGTCCTTGGGCCGCTCCGGCAGGTCATAAAGCAGCCGCGCGGCCTCTTGCAGGGCCAAATCCCCCGGCGCGAAGACATCCGCATGACCCAATGAAAACATGGCATAAATCTCGGCCGTCCACACGCCGATACCGGGCACCTGCGTGAGCGTGGCCACCACCTCTTGGGTCGGCGCGTCGCGCAGCGCGGCATAATCCAGACGCGCCTCGGCCAGCGCCCTGG
This window harbors:
- a CDS encoding methyltransferase domain-containing protein, whose product is MSDKNQHYDDAFAGLLEEVWGEGYLSPGGPEEVARVLEGLDLSGKTALDIGCGTGAITLSLVADHGAARAVGIDVENHVCQEARARAEKAGYGDAVEIVHVAPGPFPFEDGTFDLVFSKDSIIHIADKEALARDIFRVLKPGGVFAASDWLTNQDGPMSPALQRYVDLEGLGFAMASPSRYAKALSDAGFTGVETRDRNPWYLGLAGDERAFLAGPERARLEVAYGAGLVAENIEIWDAMIAVLETGELCPHHLRGHKP
- a CDS encoding ferritin-like domain-containing protein yields the protein MAVEVLTTADGRAKTALSRRHAATWFAARAAGEVIPLGNASPPLRPARPDKPALLDPRDVPRRRPGSPQGRIALLHAVAHIELNAVDLHWDIIARFSDVKMPAGFYDDWVKAADEESKHFNLISDCLEALGSHYGALPAHAGMWRAAEDTIDDFMGRLAVVPMVLEARGLDVTPGMIEIFEKAGETQAVDAMQVIYAEEVAHVAYGSKWFHFLCGRHDLDPKEVFHSLVRRYFHGPLKPPFNEEKRAEAGLPPDFYWPLADHPDANR
- a CDS encoding M23 family metallopeptidase, which gives rise to MRSKIAIKMDAFLERYFPERRVFLKSDTDTRFIRLRPASQLMAFLGCSAIVAWAIIATAILIMDSIGSGNFREQAKRDQRTYETRLNALSAERDLRAEEAIAAQERFNTALREISKMQSELLASETRRREMETGIEVIQATLRKVMNERNDAREEAQQLALALEENGGQTGVTGDKGGLNQQALNFLTAALEDTASARDTITENAQEALLAADEMALQIELMKDQNNQIFRQLEEAMTISVEPLDKMFRAAGLNTESLLNTVRRGYSGQGGPLTPLSFSTRGGDPSEDTLRANRLLSQMDRLNMYRIAAQKAPFALPVKSAFRYTSGFGMRWGRMHNGTDFAAPHGTPIYATADGVVTHAGWQSGYGRLVKIQHEFGIETRYAHNSKLFVQEGQRVSRGQKIAAMGNTGRSTGTHLHYEIRVGGKPVNPMIYIKAANDVF
- a CDS encoding HNH endonuclease, which codes for MQGDFRTEFVRDPAALKQHPALVLNADYRPLSYYPLSLWTWQEAVKAAYLDRVDIVAEYDAMVHSPSIEIRIPSVIVLKDYVKPQKRVAFTRFNLFLRDEFRCQYCGAKGELTFDHVVPRAKGGITSWENVVAACSPCNLRKGAKSLHRTGMSLRKPPRAPGAEQLRNMGRKFPPNHLHESWMDFLYWDAELEA
- a CDS encoding DUF4242 domain-containing protein, with translation MKRYIIERDIPGIGEFSMTELCGAARASNQALASVGPGIQWQHSYVAGDKTFCVYLAESEDEIKQHAELSGIPFSKVTEVSQIIDPLTANN
- a CDS encoding bactofilin family protein codes for the protein MFSKSKINDPAPKPEEATRPAAPAPKTDANPAAAEFKAAAPKAKPPASVLSSDLHVTGNLKTTGDIQVEGTVEGDIRAHLLTIGEGATIKGEVIADDVVINGRIVGRVRGLKVRLTSTARVEGDIIHKTIAIESGAHFEGSVQRQDDPLNAKSKNPNPAAAAASSDAAKG
- a CDS encoding LysR family transcriptional regulator; translation: MTPVTHLKSLQALEMAIREGSLKAAAEALGITSAAVGQRIRALEDYLGTDLLLRGRSGLSPTPELLEALADLRAGFAALERVTEVLDFQRMSEIHVVADPDWTELWLMPRLTEFRQMYPNVLFCINGAGDVPIRIGTPDLRITYANGPGEVLFRDVLIPVTGPDNPRRIAVGEAYPMEGMPLLHLKAQLEDPAHPGWPHWFDLFGQRETGIDRGVRYPHARLALKAVRENVGFLVCGLSLMTRDIAEGRIVTPFPLSQSIPAPLPYQLTVRHDSGKRPQIQKFVSWLRDAAAQTQAEIDRMTSA
- a CDS encoding alpha/beta hydrolase; the protein is MTRVLQSGRKEPQSGTTRSVVVFLHGYGANGADLLGLADVLGEHLPDTLFVAPDAPETIPGMFGGYQWFPIPWIDGSSEEEAERGLMAAAEDLDAYLDALMVDEDVLPEQVVLFGFSQGTMMALHVAPRREDAVAGIVAFSGRLLSPDLLKDEVKVRPPVLLVHGDMDDVVPPQSLPQAAEALQGAGWDEVYAHVMKGTAHGIAPDGLQVALAFMRDKLGF